The following is a genomic window from Solanum lycopersicum chromosome 6, SLM_r2.1.
gtataaaaattaaagtcgtcaatatgggctaggtgTGTTGGATCAGCTTGACCTAACTCGTGATTTGATAGGGTTGGGCTACAATATTTTAGAGCCCACTTAAGAAAAGAACTTTTTAGCGCGGCCTGAATAAGCCTGCAGATTTGTGGGGCTCGAGAAATATGGATAGGATCAGCCCGtgtgacaaataaaaattaattaaaattaaaaataaaatagagtattAAATAACAAGAGTCTAAACTCAAAATatgtttaaagtttgaaatattacaatttaaatataaattatgtttataaaatatgtaccACATAAACTAAACTTCTCAAAATTTCTAGGGAATCACTACACAGGTCGTAACCTACGTGATATTGtcataatttttgtgttttgttATAATCATTGGAAAATAATTTGgtcaatatttctatttagctatttatgtttttacttgaaatcaaacttaataaatattatatagataGTTTAATTTGTGAATTGGATTAACAAGTAGTAAAACTAACACCGTGTGATATGTCTTATCAATATTAAtggtaatatttttaaattttaatttaatttaaaaattataaaaatattatttttaagaagaTGGTTGGCCCGACAAAGCACACACTAGTAGGCTGGGCCAATCATTTTCTTGCTCACGCAAATAAAAATAGTGTGGGCCAACCTAGTCCGTCAAATTTCAAAGCTTGTATGAATTAGCCCAAATGGAATGAGTCATCCCATATTGACAACGCTAATAAAAATTGTgttaaatatattgtattaataagggaaaatagtaaaaaatatccatcaactttgttttattggtttATTATGCCCTTATCTTTAAAACGACATGACAACTATCATAAATAAACCCAGGCCTCATAATTACGCCTGCAATAAAAGCAAGTTAAATTGTACTCTTGAACTGTGGAAATAGACAAATTAAAACGCCCAATGTTAAgtcatttttaagaaaaaagtttattttgtatGACGTATGCCAAGTCATACTTGTATGAGGCATTATTTAATTGATGAACGGGATGGGATCCATGTGCCAAGTGACGAGGCATCTACTAAGTCCTTTTAGGTctcatttgtttccattaagattaagatGTTTGAATCTGTATACACgtctgaatattaagatatgCATTAAGATCTAGATGGGTAAAACTGAATAAACATCTAAATAATAAGATGTTGTCTTTGAATCTGAACACTAGATTATTGGGactgtttgttttcaatatatgaatgtGCATACGAAATTAAACATTGTATcgataaaatgttattaaaaactcatttaagtaaaatagttatttttatagaaaataatattttgaatatttttatcgtAACAATTTAATACGATTtatctatgaaaaatttaacATTAAGTTACATTATTAATATGACTATTATTTGTACTCAAAAACTTCGAGAATATACTATAATGTCatgtaaaatagtttatatagactagtaatataatgtttatgaaaatgttttattttataatggaCATTTGTTATTGTTACCGATCAATAAttaatactttcttattttctGGAACCGTGCTAAATATCATATCATGAATGCTTATCAATTCAACTATATTCATTGatttatgaaagtaaaagaCATATATTAAGTTAgtaagaataaagaaaattataaccgtaaacatataattatcattaattaaaaaaaacttttaggaGTTGTTGTGAAGTAGTTGAATTAAAATAGGTGTCTTATTTTTGAGTCTGAAGGGTGTTAAGAGTGTGTTATAGATCTGATCCATTCAAATGTATTCAGACTCATTAAGAGGCTTGTAgggaaataaaacaaataatcttaatgaactaattctgaataattaagatttagTCATCAAAAACAAACACACTGTATGAGAAGaatttgattgattgagattCAGACCCTCGTTAActgcaaacaaatgaggccttagacttttttgtttttgtttttcacttatttcaatgtattttttgttttcatttttgaaaatattttttcttaacaaatCTAACTAGTTTGTGTTTTTTGTTTTACgcttatttcaatatattttttgtttttatttgttaaaatatttttttttctttactaatcTAATTAatctatgtttttctttttttagttttactcctatttcaatttttttttgttttcatttttttaatgctttttttaaactaatctaattagtttatgatttttttttattttttcttttacactTATTTcgatttatatatacatattttttcacTGATCTAATTAgtgtatgttttttctttttttatgtagtgaattttgatttaattttttatgttgtataagtttttattttactatattattttttccattctatgctatttgttcatattttagtaaataattatttgtatttaatttttttatatataaaattaagatataaataatttctttaattctaacaattattttttatcaaaagtataaataaaaaattgtgaagACGAAAGAAGTATTTtaaggaataaattaataaaattatcattttatctatAATTTCCTAAGAAACATGTAAGGAAAGTagataaacaaaatatttattaaatttcaccaaacttgaatttcaagaataaaagatatcgtataaattgaaagaaaaattatgtatttatataagttttatgGATATTTTCCGTACTTATCATgaataaaactattaaattatataagtgCAAAAGTTGAAATAGTGGttgaaaaagaatcaaataaaaaaatacttaaaaagtAAGGAGTAGTAAGAAAAAGGAGGGAGAAAAGTCacgaaagaagagagaaaaagaaatttgtgttctttttttcttcaaaatggGACCCAGTTATCTACTTGTCATAAAATAGACGGAGGTTCTTACAAATTTTGTCTATCACATCATACTTGTGCCTCattcataataaaatttttcCATTATAAGCCTTTGCAATTACATACACAGACATGCTTCCAAGAGGATCACCATACCCGAATGATCATATCCCTCACTTTGAAAATTCTAAATTGCTAGCTAACATAAATATGTAACTGTATAAGAAAGAACACAACTTGTCTACAATCCATCAAGTTCTTGCGATTTGGGTTTTCATAGGAGATGTATTTTGGGAGAAGATGATGGGTGTTTTTGAGATGAAGGTGAAATAGGTTTGGGTTAAGTTAGTTGGGTTGAATTTTGGttaaaatagataattgaatcgTTTcaattgaaatcaatttaatttgaatCAATTTGGAGATTTCCGTTAACTGAGGAGTACAATTAATGAAATTAGTAATGGTAGAGGTAAAAATAACTTCCTTTTAATGATAAGGGTATAGTCAACCAATAAAACAATGTTAAGGAATATTTTTGactcttttttctattaataatGCTAACATTAATATTGTTAATACTAATTATATTCACATGAACTATGttcatattatttgttatgCAATGTTTATTTCGATATATTAGAAATTACATGCACGgcataatttctaaaataaattatttgttacAAAAATATCCTCCATGAATATGGTGAATACGTATAAAACTTTTGATCACAATTGTATCTTTAAAATCATGCAAATACATGCATTAAATCGATTTGCATTACTAATACCATGAATTTACTTATATCAGTTAATGTACCTTCATACCAAAAAGAGTGCATTGATTATACATAGATTGACAAAGTATATCAAATAAGATATGAGAGTGCATTGATTATACATAGATTGAAAAAGTATATCAAATAAGATAATACTAGTGCTCAAAGCTAatgcatgattatttttttctaataccCTCCACCAAATGatcccaaaataaaattaaacaaggtTAATGGTGTGATAACCAAAATAACATGTTGAATTCCATGGCAAAATATGTAGAGTTGCTCCAATCAACCACGCCTAAAAATAGGCAGTAATTGCAAACTCCACCATCAAGAACCTTTTCTGGCCCCTATTGATAACGTCATCAGCGTTACttaaatatacaaaatcatacaaccagaaaaaataataaagagttCTCAACTTGGATCGGACAATCTTTTATTGTTCTAAAAGCCGAGTTAACCTGTAATAAAAAGTTTACAGTGACCAATCTAAACTTGCATCCCAAATGGGGTTAGGAGAGAGTCTAAGATGACAGAGTTGATCAAAATACAAGGACAAGAATAGCAGCATTAGTACTCTCCAAGAATTCAAAACTAGAGGCGTAAGCTATTTCAGTTGATACCATGGAATGATGGCAAGACAGCAATAAGTGGATCACCATAACCAACAGCCTCTGCAAAACACCATGAACTGAATAGTGAGTTGaggttttcaaaaaaaacattAGTGCACAGTAATACCATTaggaaatttaaaatacatgcACAGACCCGCATCAAATAAGTTAAATGTTTTTGGAAGACAAAAGATTCCTCAAATGAATATGCCAATAATACTGGGTGATGGCAAACAGCTTAATTAAGTTGGTTAGTTAAGAACAATGTGTGCTCGGTTGAAAAGAACCATTATAATGGGCAAAATGGGCAAAACTCACTCAGGCATCAATTAAGATCTCAGGCAAATACATATGCAGCACCTATATATTAGGAGATTAGCGCAACATTTACAAGTATGCCAGGAgcttgtatttcactgcaaaaTTTGTGGTTTTAAATTCCTCATATGCACTGTAATTGTTAATTTAGCGTGAAATTGCAGCTGTGACAACTTGACGAGTAAAACAAGgtggagaaagaaaaaatgttgAAAGACCCATACCGCCATCATTAAAGAGGATTTTCAAGACTTCTCCAGCCGCATCTGACTgctcaacaaaataaaaaaataagaaagtaaaagaaaaaggtcaGCAAATATTACTCTGAAAGCAgataatttaacaaaaaaattgccTTAAAAAAAGGCTTACCCTGACAGGAAGTTCTGTCCCAAACTGATCCAAAAAGCCAATAATCTGTCCCTCCTTGATAATATCACCCTGCACACAAAACACACATGCATGATTCAAGTGCTAAGCTAAAAAGCCTGTGTGAGGTTTAATTATGTGAGCATCAGATAGAAGACAAAAGCATATGTCAAAAGTCTACTGAGTTCCAAGATTAGTAAACCACTGGCGCTCAATCCTTAAGATCTTAAGCATAAAAATGATGATGCTCACAAGGTATACACAAGCTTAGATATCCTTGGCTCATCCCTTCTAATATCTAGACATGATAGTTATTCAGCATAACCAAATGTACTCTTTTGAAAAACTAAACCTACAACCATCTAGTATATAGGTCAAGAAATACAATAGGAAACTAATCTAATTTAAGGAGAAAGAAGTTGGTGATTATCACTATAATATGAAAGCcttcgaaaaaaataaagttcAGAACATAATCCAGAGGGTCGGAATTATGATGGGTTACCTCTTTACATGCAGGAGGTTGTTTCTTTCCCTTTAATGTCCTGGCCCTTCGGAATGAACCAACCTGTCGAAAAAAGTGGAAGCCATTGCTGACATAGTACATGACACATGCTAAAAGGGTTTAACAGGTCAAGTAATACACACCGTGGGGCACGATACAAGAACATAACCACTAGCTCCAGTAGACTCTAGAGCCGCTAATTTTGCTGATTTTTCAGCAGCAACGTTTGTGAATGGGCTGATCTTTCCTGAGGTTGATTTCCCTGGGGATGCTGCAGGAGCAGCAGTTGATGAAATGGATGGTTTGCTTGCActaggtggtggtggtggtggtggtggtgcgGAAACAACAGGCGCAGGCACTACTGGAGCTTCAATGTTCCGTTTCAAGTGCAGTTCGAAATCTCCAACCTATGATAAATGCCACAATATCCAATCAAACATCAGTAGAAATCATAAAACCTTTTCTTTCAGACCAtatcaaaagataatttttctGAAATAATATTTAGAATTATATACACCGGCAATGTGTCATGTCGAAACCAACATGGAGTTTGTctgaaaatctgaaaattgacTATCATAATCATTCCACAGCTTTTGGTGACAACTACAAACTATGTGGACGATAATTGCGACAGTTCCAGTATGGCAATAGTACTGTAGGAGCAGCTTTCAACTCTTCATGCAGAAAGGTTTcgacattatattttttctcattgCAATATTATATAAGAACAAGCTTGGTGGTACAGAATTGTTGAATCCTGCAAAACTCTCGGCATCAATAACCTTTATTCCTTCTTTTCTTCCACTGTGTATCGATAGTCGATACCGTATATGAAATTCTGATTCCTATGGTGTCAATGCTAGGAAGGTATGGAGTTCGCGTTTTCggtagaaggttagtaggtagT
Proteins encoded in this region:
- the LOC101263617 gene encoding uncharacterized protein: MESAAVLRSFHHSVGTTSHVRSVIEMPGVIPTNNIAFSKPTKFSLKGSSNGARRISSPNKHGRLILSCAKTSETTVTAKSGDGNHKVPTESSPLPTATFPKGFEALITEVCDDTEVAELKLKVGDFELHLKRNIEAPVVPAPVVSAPPPPPPPPSASKPSISSTAAPAASPGKSTSGKISPFTNVAAEKSAKLAALESTGASGYVLVSCPTVGSFRRARTLKGKKQPPACKEGDIIKEGQIIGFLDQFGTELPVRSDAAGEVLKILFNDGEAVGYGDPLIAVLPSFHGIN